A genomic region of Syntrophales bacterium contains the following coding sequences:
- a CDS encoding ferredoxin family protein, with amino-acid sequence MEFWRVPLDVDKVQVTRGKVHILEDRCKGCGYCIEFCPRQVLKVSSRFNKKGYHPPVVKKADACVNCHYCEIICPEFAIYSVKALNQQDVQEEEESL; translated from the coding sequence ATGGAATTCTGGCGGGTTCCACTTGATGTGGATAAAGTACAGGTTACTCGGGGTAAAGTACACATCCTTGAAGATCGATGTAAGGGGTGTGGATACTGTATAGAGTTCTGTCCCCGGCAGGTGCTGAAGGTTTCTTCAAGATTCAATAAAAAGGGGTATCATCCTCCTGTAGTAAAGAAAGCCGATGCCTGTGTGAACTGTCATTATTGTGAAATCATTTGCCCGGAGTTCGCCATCTATTCTGTCAAGGCTCTTAATCAACAAGAC